From the Pseudomonadota bacterium genome, one window contains:
- a CDS encoding PAS domain S-box protein: protein MKKARNLQNSLFFSFASATLIPIALVAMVIINHLFVTTLNEISAKNRILAMGVSSQIEVFLAKPLTILANIGTMLKNPAVSDHVSSQFILDSHVKNSDLFDAIYLLDQNFSVKSIGLHDGKEAYRDDYTGINLAHKQFIQKAFTSRKPQWSETFMSMISGKMNISACIPLENSILVADINIVHLAGIINGLAPGGNITTTVIDNHGAIIIHPDPEIVARQVMLSNIDLVAQALSGRERADRFTLNDIKSIGATRIIPTAGWVVLVSQPLKEAYQPVYRTLLLLGAGILVSVIMAFLFSMYKARQLSRPLAELTRHTTTIAGGDYKFFLPSTEYEEVRELSFSISQMASAINFREQLLIESEQKFREVITATDNLITRVDRNGKFTFVNPAAQKLYGLSLEDLLGRSAFEYIHPDDRNRTRMAFEKWKRERRKSVAYENRQIGKDGEIHHLLWTINIHYDQNGMMTEASSIGNDISSRFEAEEQKRQFEEHILHAQKMEAIGTLAGGIAHDFNNILTAIIGYTELTLFTSKPSPEICSNLDEILKAAHRAKELVKQILAFSRKDESVKKPINMVPLVRESLKMLRASIPTTIEIREEIHQDCGLVLADPTKIHQLIMNLCTNAYQAMRETGGILTVSLSRVDASEIRNEQGHSLRTQDHLKLTVSDTGSGIDPTIRDKIFEPFFTTKPQGEGTGMGLSVVHGIVLSHEGHTEVESSPGSGATFTILLPVLAGEDCSPEQTASPSYHPGSGHVVVVDDEKAITDFVRRSLTSMGYTVTAFNKPEEALAFLRDDKNPADILLTDMTMPNLNGAELAGKTAGCRPNLPIIMFTGFSDLIDEAKAGGYGIGKFITKPFDIHQITEAIKELLNKP from the coding sequence TTGAAAAAAGCACGGAATCTGCAGAACTCGCTTTTTTTCTCCTTTGCCTCAGCGACGCTTATTCCTATCGCCCTGGTCGCCATGGTTATTATCAACCACCTGTTTGTGACCACCCTGAATGAAATATCCGCCAAAAACAGAATTCTGGCCATGGGGGTAAGCAGTCAGATCGAGGTTTTCCTGGCCAAACCCCTGACCATTCTCGCAAATATCGGCACCATGCTGAAGAACCCCGCAGTGTCGGACCATGTATCATCCCAGTTTATTCTCGACTCTCATGTCAAAAACTCTGATCTGTTCGATGCCATCTACCTCCTTGATCAGAACTTCTCCGTCAAAAGCATCGGACTCCACGACGGCAAAGAAGCCTACCGGGATGATTACACCGGCATTAATCTCGCCCACAAGCAATTTATCCAGAAAGCCTTTACCAGCAGAAAGCCGCAATGGTCCGAGACTTTCATGTCAATGATCAGCGGCAAAATGAACATCAGCGCCTGCATTCCTCTGGAAAACTCCATTCTTGTAGCAGACATCAATATCGTTCACCTGGCCGGGATCATTAACGGCTTGGCCCCGGGAGGGAATATAACCACTACGGTAATTGATAATCATGGGGCAATCATCATCCACCCGGATCCTGAAATTGTCGCCCGACAGGTCATGCTGAGCAACATTGATCTTGTTGCCCAGGCCCTTTCAGGGCGGGAGCGGGCCGACCGTTTCACACTCAACGATATCAAAAGTATCGGCGCAACCAGAATCATTCCCACCGCCGGCTGGGTGGTCCTTGTTTCGCAGCCATTGAAGGAGGCCTACCAGCCCGTATACCGGACACTTCTTCTTCTCGGCGCAGGAATCCTGGTCTCAGTCATCATGGCCTTCCTCTTTTCCATGTACAAGGCAAGACAGCTTTCCAGGCCTCTGGCCGAACTGACCCGGCACACCACGACCATCGCCGGAGGTGATTACAAATTTTTTCTTCCCAGCACTGAATACGAAGAGGTTCGGGAACTCAGTTTCAGTATCAGTCAAATGGCCAGTGCGATCAATTTCCGGGAGCAACTTCTGATCGAGAGCGAACAGAAATTTCGCGAAGTCATCACCGCGACCGACAACCTGATCACCCGTGTGGACCGCAATGGGAAATTCACCTTTGTAAACCCCGCTGCACAAAAGCTTTACGGCTTGTCCCTTGAAGACCTTCTCGGCAGGTCAGCCTTTGAATATATCCACCCTGACGATCGCAACCGCACCAGAATGGCCTTCGAAAAATGGAAACGGGAACGTCGTAAGAGTGTTGCCTATGAAAACCGGCAGATCGGGAAAGACGGCGAAATCCACCACCTGCTCTGGACCATCAATATTCATTATGACCAGAATGGCATGATGACCGAGGCAAGTTCCATCGGCAACGATATCTCTTCCCGTTTTGAGGCCGAGGAACAGAAAAGACAGTTTGAAGAGCACATCCTCCATGCCCAGAAGATGGAGGCCATCGGCACCCTGGCCGGTGGAATCGCCCATGACTTCAACAATATTCTGACTGCAATCATCGGCTACACGGAACTGACCCTGTTTACCAGCAAACCGTCGCCCGAAATATGCAGTAATCTGGATGAGATCCTGAAAGCCGCTCATCGGGCAAAAGAACTGGTCAAACAAATCCTCGCCTTCAGCAGAAAGGATGAATCCGTTAAAAAGCCGATCAACATGGTCCCGCTGGTCAGGGAGTCTTTAAAGATGCTGCGAGCCTCCATTCCAACTACGATCGAAATCAGGGAAGAGATCCATCAGGATTGCGGCCTGGTGCTGGCTGATCCGACGAAAATCCATCAGTTGATTATGAACCTGTGTACCAACGCCTACCAAGCGATGCGGGAAACAGGCGGCATTCTCACAGTCTCCCTCTCCAGGGTCGATGCCTCGGAGATTCGCAATGAACAGGGACACTCTCTGCGGACACAAGACCATCTCAAACTGACGGTCAGCGACACCGGCAGCGGCATAGACCCGACAATCAGGGACAAGATATTCGAACCGTTTTTCACGACCAAGCCACAAGGAGAAGGGACCGGAATGGGGCTGTCGGTGGTCCACGGGATCGTGCTCTCCCATGAAGGACATACCGAGGTTGAAAGTTCGCCCGGGTCCGGTGCCACCTTTACCATCTTGCTGCCGGTGCTTGCCGGAGAAGACTGCAGTCCTGAACAAACCGCAAGTCCTTCATATCATCCCGGGAGCGGACATGTGGTGGTGGTTGATGATGAGAAGGCGATTACCGACTTTGTACGAAGGTCTCTCACCAGCATGGGCTATACAGTCACGGCATTCAACAAACCGGAAGAGGCCCTGGCATTTCTGCGAGACGATAAGAATCCTGCGGATATCCTCCTCACCGACATGACCATGCCGAACCTGAACGGAGCTGAACTGGCGGGAAAAACAGCCGGGTGCAGACCCAACCTGCCGATCATCATGTTTACAGGATTCAGCGACCTGATAGACGAGGCAAAAGCGGGCGGTTACGGAATCGGAAAGTTCATCACCAAGCCCTTCGATATCCATCAGATCACCGAAGCAATCAAAGAGTTGCTGAATAAACCCTGA
- the ispD gene encoding 2-C-methyl-D-erythritol 4-phosphate cytidylyltransferase yields the protein MSANVTAIIPAGGTGRRMGQSVPKQFLVVAGLPVMVHTVTALQNSPSVRSIILVVPGEYLDETVKLVADYRLSGVTKIVVGGQTRQDSVRAGMDVLPDGTEYILVHDCARPLIDVALIERCIDAARDSGAAIAAVPAGDTLKEVAAGGWISATVDREKIWYAQTPQVAEVGLLRRAYSVAEGEAFTGTDEAALLERIGIEVAVVPGSSANLKITCPEDLLLAEGLMAGRNGGKVVGEMRVGQGFDAHRLVEGRRLVLGGVVIDYEKGLLGHSDADVLVHALMDALLGAAGLGDIGRHFPDSDPGFKGISSIDLLHRVMALLLAQNQVMVNCDLTVIAQEPKIFPYLDEMRENISRACRVVPGVVNIKATTTEKMGFAGRGEGMAAQAVVMIQRRLYR from the coding sequence ATGTCAGCCAACGTAACCGCAATCATTCCTGCCGGTGGTACCGGTCGGCGCATGGGCCAGTCTGTTCCCAAACAGTTTCTGGTGGTCGCCGGTCTGCCCGTTATGGTCCACACGGTAACCGCCTTACAGAATTCCCCCTCGGTTCGTTCCATAATCCTCGTTGTTCCGGGCGAATACCTTGATGAAACCGTCAAGCTGGTCGCTGACTATCGGTTGTCCGGGGTTACAAAAATCGTCGTGGGGGGGCAGACCCGCCAGGATTCGGTCAGGGCAGGCATGGATGTTCTCCCCGACGGAACCGAGTATATCCTGGTTCATGATTGTGCACGACCGCTGATTGACGTCGCATTAATTGAGCGCTGCATTGACGCCGCAAGGGATTCCGGAGCGGCTATAGCTGCAGTACCGGCAGGTGATACCTTGAAAGAGGTTGCTGCCGGTGGCTGGATATCAGCCACCGTTGATCGGGAAAAGATCTGGTATGCCCAGACGCCTCAAGTGGCGGAAGTCGGTCTTCTCAGGCGTGCTTATTCAGTTGCCGAAGGAGAGGCTTTTACCGGAACCGATGAGGCGGCACTTCTTGAACGGATAGGCATTGAGGTTGCGGTGGTCCCGGGATCGTCCGCAAATCTGAAAATAACCTGTCCGGAGGATCTGCTGCTGGCAGAGGGTCTGATGGCCGGGAGGAATGGAGGAAAAGTTGTGGGTGAAATGAGGGTGGGTCAAGGCTTTGATGCCCACCGGCTGGTCGAAGGCAGGAGGCTCGTTTTAGGTGGCGTTGTCATCGACTACGAAAAAGGACTTCTGGGTCACTCGGATGCGGACGTGCTGGTCCACGCCCTCATGGACGCTCTTCTCGGGGCGGCCGGGCTGGGTGATATCGGCCGCCATTTCCCGGATTCGGATCCCGGGTTCAAGGGTATTTCAAGTATCGATCTGTTGCATCGGGTTATGGCGCTTCTTCTCGCGCAAAATCAGGTCATGGTGAACTGTGATCTGACAGTGATTGCCCAGGAGCCAAAAATTTTTCCTTACCTTGATGAGATGCGCGAAAATATCAGTCGGGCATGTCGTGTGGTTCCAGGGGTTGTGAATATCAAGGCCACAACCACCGAAAAAATGGGTTTTGCCGGACGCGGAGAAGGGATGGCCGCCCAGGCGGTCGTCATGATTCAAAGACGCCTTTACCGGTAA
- a CDS encoding ABC transporter substrate-binding protein produces the protein MAPIPDCGSRKTRPFQLFIAVTLLLVLQGCSENKPIRIGFVAGLSGRIADLGINGRNGVQLAIEEQNRAGGINGRPISLIVVDDKQDKDEAVKAVQSLIDQNVVAIIGPMTSSMAMDTQAIISRHNILMMSPTVTTNELTGLEDNFLRICAPTRTYAAKVARHLLETMTDRSVVIVYDLKNKSYTESWVNDFRQVFETGGGSVLHTETYISGPDVHFQKVIENARSDKARGLVICASSLDAAILCQQARKLGWQIPITLSAWAATEKLIEMGGRAVEGVTVSQFFDRQNTNLHYLKFHRDFTERFQSNPGFAAINSYDVARILMQGLSEKNKSESLKDYILRVSTFKTLQGQVAIDGFGDGNRSSFMSTVENGQFIKLEQ, from the coding sequence ATGGCACCCATTCCGGATTGTGGATCACGAAAAACGCGTCCTTTCCAGCTCTTCATTGCGGTGACCCTTCTCCTCGTCCTGCAAGGCTGTTCGGAAAACAAACCGATCAGGATCGGCTTCGTGGCAGGTCTGTCAGGGCGTATCGCCGACCTCGGGATCAACGGTCGCAACGGTGTCCAGCTTGCCATTGAAGAGCAGAACCGTGCCGGGGGGATTAACGGCCGCCCGATCAGCCTGATCGTGGTTGATGACAAACAGGACAAGGACGAGGCGGTAAAAGCGGTCCAATCTCTGATCGACCAGAATGTCGTTGCGATTATCGGCCCGATGACAAGTTCCATGGCCATGGATACCCAAGCAATCATCAGCAGGCACAACATCCTGATGATGAGCCCGACCGTCACCACCAACGAACTGACCGGTCTTGAAGACAATTTCCTGCGCATCTGCGCGCCGACCAGAACTTATGCGGCTAAAGTTGCGCGGCACCTGCTTGAAACAATGACCGACAGATCAGTAGTCATTGTTTATGACCTGAAAAACAAGTCCTACACCGAAAGCTGGGTGAACGACTTCCGTCAGGTATTTGAAACCGGAGGAGGCAGTGTCCTGCATACGGAGACGTACATCTCCGGACCGGACGTGCATTTTCAGAAAGTAATCGAAAATGCGAGGTCCGATAAGGCGCGAGGGCTGGTGATCTGTGCAAGCTCTCTCGACGCGGCCATCCTCTGCCAGCAGGCTCGCAAACTCGGCTGGCAGATTCCGATCACCCTGTCTGCCTGGGCGGCCACTGAAAAATTGATCGAAATGGGCGGCAGGGCGGTGGAAGGAGTAACGGTTTCCCAATTTTTCGATCGCCAGAATACCAATCTTCATTACCTCAAGTTTCACCGGGATTTTACAGAGCGCTTCCAGAGTAATCCGGGATTTGCAGCCATCAACAGTTACGATGTTGCCAGAATCCTGATGCAGGGCCTTTCTGAGAAAAACAAGAGCGAATCTCTCAAGGATTATATCCTCCGGGTCTCAACCTTTAAAACCCTCCAGGGACAGGTTGCAATCGATGGTTTTGGTGACGGCAACCGCTCCTCATTCATGTCCACTGTAGAAAACGGTCAATTCATAAAACTGGAGCAATAG